One part of the Vicia villosa cultivar HV-30 ecotype Madison, WI linkage group LG6, Vvil1.0, whole genome shotgun sequence genome encodes these proteins:
- the LOC131612026 gene encoding transcription repressor OFP1-like: protein MGNYRFRLSDMMPNAWFYKLRDMGKTRNQTTPTSQQHRKKKQSSTSTTSNTTHSSSSTSSKSKQPYQINPRKSYYFTRDLNQTNNNRIYNTNSSPKQIPKRRTPAESESPDPEIRTDRVLLPTNDIIIDVDNNSLVATRKDDKLKEYDSLSELMKLPPIVTKPENFSYLLSYTKKKETKPRNKTSSNQEHNVKGSLKVKILKEEQRNTNTNTPSRRFSVSSPGVKLRINSPRISSKRVQTHGRKSVSSNGKRSLSDSFAIVKSSMNPQRDFRDSMVEMIVENNIRTSKDLEDLLACYLSLNSDEYHEVIIKVFKQIWFDLTDNK, encoded by the coding sequence ATGGGAAACTACAGGTTCAGATTGTCTGATATGATGCCTAATGCTTGGTTCTACAAACTAAGAGACATGGGAAAAACAAGAAACCAAACAACACCAACATCTCAACAACATAGGAAGAAAAAACAATCTTCAACCTCAACAACCTCAAACACAACAcactcatcatcatcaacatcatcaaaatcaaagcAACCCTACCAAATCAATCCAAGAAAATCCTACTACTTCACAAGAGACCTCAACCAAACAAACAACAACAGAATCTACAACACAAATTCTTCACCAAAACAAATACCAAAAAGAAGAACACCTGCAGAATCAGAATCACCTGACCCAGAGATCAGAACAGACCGTGTTCTTCTTCCGACAAACGACATCATAATCGATGTCGACAACAATTCTCTTGTAGCAACAAGAAAAGACGATAAGCTAAAAGAGTATGACTCATTATCAGAACTCATGAAGCTTCCACCCATTGTTACCAAACCAGAGAATTTCAGCTACTTGCTCAGCTACACAAAGAAGAAAGAAACCAAACCCAGAAACAAAACTTCATCGAATCAAGAACACAACGTTAAAGGGTCActaaaagtgaagattttgaagGAAGAACAGAggaacacaaacacaaacacaccaAGTAGGAGATTTTCTGTTAGTTCACCAGGCGTGAAGCTTAGGATCAATTCACCAAGAATTTCAAGCAAGAGGGTTCAAACACATGGCCGGAAAAGCGTGTCGTCGAACGGTAAAAGAAGTCTTTCGGATAGTTTTGCAATTGTGAAGTCATCGATGAATCCGCAGAGGGATTTCAGAGACTCAATGGTGGAGATGATTGTTGAGAACAACATTAGAACATCGAAGGATTTGGAAGATCTCCTAGCTTGTTACCTTTCGTTGAATTCAGATGAGTATCATGAAGTTATTATCAAAGTGTTCAAGCAAATTTGGTTTGATTTGACTGATAATAAGTAG